From the Sphingobacteruim zhuxiongii genome, the window CTGAACGTTTTATTTACATACGGGCAGGAAAAGATCACCTTAAGTGGAATAATAAAAGATGCAAATACTGGTGAAACATTAATTGGTGCCCTCATTCAAGTTCCCGCAGCGAATGTGAGTAGTTATTCTAATAACTATGGATTCTATTCAATCACGATACCTTCTGGTGAACAAATCATCGAAGTTTCTTATGTTGGATATAATCGCGTTACGCAGACTATTTCAGTAACGGAGAACAAAAAGATCAATTTTGAACTAAACGATAATTCCACGACGATCGAAGAAGTTGTGGTTTCAGGAAGACGTCAGAATGAAAGTGTTACAAATCCGCAAATGGGCGCTTTGAAGTTTACCATGGAGGAATTAAAGAATGTACCCATTCTGTTCGGGGAGAAGGATATTCTAAAAACGATACAATTGCTGCCTGGTGTTGCATCGGGAGGTGAGGGGAGTTCAAACTTCTATGTTCGTGGGGGAGCGGGCGACCAAAACTTAATCCTATTAGACGAAGCGACTGTATACAATGCCTCCCATCTATTAGGCTTTTTCTCAACCTTCAATTCTGACGCTATAAAAGATGTTAACTTGTACAAAGGTGGAATACCAGCACAATATGGAGGACGTATCTCCTCTGTTATGGATATTTCCATGTTAGACGGTAATAATCGTAAGTTCTCGGGAGAGGGAGGGGTCGGTCTGATAGCCTCGCGTTTAAAACTTGAAGGACCAATTGTTAAAGATCGCAGCTCATTTATGTTGAGCGGACGAAGAACCTACGCAGATATGTTCTTAAAAGCTTCTCCTGACGAGACGGTGAATAAAAGCAAGCTGTATTTTTATGATTTAAATGCCAAGTTAAACTATAAATTGAATGATAGGAATACCGTATACCTGTCTGGATATTTTGGTAAAGATGAATTAGGATATGGAGATTTATTTGGGTTTGATTGGGGAAATGCCACAGCGACGGTTCGCTGGAATCATATTTTTAACGAGAAACTATTCAGTAACACAACTTTGATTTATAGTGATTTCACGTATAACGTGAATGTTAATAATGATGACTCGGATTTTAAAATTGCTTCTAAGATTAGAAATTGGAATCTGAAACAAGACTTTTCATATTATTCCTCAAATAACAACACGCTGAAATTCGGATTAAACATTTTGCGTCAACAAGTTTTGCCGGCAAGTCTTAATGCTTCGAGCGAATCGGCCGTGAATTCAATCAATATTGAAAAACGGTCCGGAGTTGAAGCGGCAGCGTATGTTTCTCATGAATGGAAGCCATTGGAACAGCTCTCTGTGATTTATGGATTACGACTAAATGATTTTATGGTGATGGGTCCAGGAACATTTTATAACTTCGATTCAGACGGTGAAGTAAGTGGTGAAGAATTGTATGGAAATACCGTCATTAAACACCATTTCAATATAGAGCCCCGCGCATCGATGGCTTATATATTAAACCCGAAAAATAGTATTAAAGCGAGCTACAATCGAATTGCCCAAAATTTACATCAACTTACCAATACCACTTCTAGTCTTCCAACCGATCAATATGTATTGAGTAGCTTGAACATAAAACCACAAGTTGCCGACCAAGTAGCCTTAGGATATTTCAGGAATCTTAATAATAACGCTTATGAGCTCTCTGTAGAGACGTATTATAAGTTTATGGACAATCAGATAGATTTCCGAAATGGAGCAGACTTACAGGCTAATAAATACCTTGAGGGCGAACTACTATTTGGTATCGGACGTTCCTATGGTGTCGAGTTTCTCGTTCGCAAGAATAAAGGAAAATTAAACGGATGGATATCTTATACACTAGGACGTAGTGAACGACAGTTCGATGGAATCAATGACGGAAATTGGTTTGCTGCACGGCAAGATCGAACACATGATCTCTCCGTTGTCGGGATGTATCAGATTTCCAAGAGCTGGAATCTAGGGGCTACATTCGTATTCAATACTGGTAACGCTATTACTTTCCCAAGTGGAAAATATCAAATAGATGGAACTACCATGTTTTATTATACAGAGCGAAACGGCTATCGTATGCCGAATTATCATCGTTTAGATTTGTCAGCGAATTACGAACCGAATAAAGAAAATAAGAAATTCAACTCCAGTTGGTCATTTGGTATTTACAACGCTTATAATCGTAAGAACGCGTATATCATAGATTTTAGAGAAAGCGAGAATAATCCTAACGTCACGGAAGCCTATAAAATCGCGCTTTTCGGAATCATTCCATCTGTAACTTGGAACTTTAAATTTTAATAACATGCGAAAACTCTTATACCTCATATTTGCCCCACTTATCATTTTAGCATGCATATCCTGCGAAGAGAAGATTGAAATTGATCTAAATGATGCGAATGCAAAAGTTGTGATTGAAGCCGATATCAATAATCTCGACAGAAAACAAGAAATTAAAATATCCAAGACCGTATCATTTAATGAAAACCGAGGATTTGAACCCATCGAGAACGCTGTAGTTACAGTTACGACAGGTGCTGGACGTGTTTTCAATTTTAATTCAGTCGGAAATGGAGTTTATGTTCATGAGAATATGAGCATTATGGCACAACAAAACTATACGTTGAACGTAACTGTGGATGGCGAGGTGTACAACGCTACAACCAGAATGCCGAGCTATGTAGAGGTCGATTCTGTTGGTATTACTAAGGAAAATATTTTCAATGAAGATTATTATTTTGTTAACCTGAATTTTGATGATCCTACAGGCGTAGATAATTATTACAAGTATAATTTAGCGATTGAAAGTAATAGTGCAGAATCAACAAACATGCAATTTAACTCAGTCTATTCCGATAAGTTTAATGATGGATTGCATGTGAAGCACCAAATTGGAGGTCGTAATGCGGAGATTTACAACGGTGATCACGTTACAATTAGGCGATATTGTATTGCAAAGGATGTGTATACATATTGGTCTGAATATCAATCCACCAATCCTGGGAGTGCGTCTCCAGCCAATCCAACCTCGAATATTAGCAATGGTGCTTTAGGTTATTTCTCGGTAGCTGGAGTGAAAGAATATTCGTTGGAGATTCAAGATAACTTTCAGGACGAAGACTAAAACGTGGAAAATCTGAAGCCGCGCGCGCTTAGGTTATCAATAGCTTTTGGCAAGGCATATTTAACGTTTTCAATTGCTTTGATATTGTCGTGAAATACAATAATACTGCCGTCTCGAGTATATTGAACGGCATTTTTTAAGCATTGTTCCGGGCTAATACGTCTATCGTAATCGCCAGTTAAGACATCCCACATAATCACTTGATATTTCTTCGAAACTTCGCGAAGTTGTGATTTCTTAATACGTCCATAAGGTGGTCGAAACAGTGGACTCGCAATTAATTTATCCGCCAATTCAATGTTTTCCAGATACTGATCATCTGCACAATCCCAACCCTTTAAATGATTGTAGGTATGATTTCCAACTTGATGTCCTTCGTCAAGGATTCTTTGAAATAACTCAGGGTGTTTACGAACATTGTCCGCAACACAGAAAAAACAAGCTTTGATATTCTTCTCCTTCAGACAGTCTAGTATCCAAGGTGTAATCTCAGGAATTGGGCCATCATCAAACGTTAAGTAAATATTATTTTTCCGATTATTTATTCTCCAAATCGCATCTGGATAGAGATAGGGAAGTATAAAAAACGGGCGGACAAAATGCATGTTGATGAATTGCTTGATTTGTAGCAAATTTATCAAGATTTAATTAGCCATCCAATTAATCAGAAGAAAGATGAAAAGATTGTTTGCTTATTTCGAAATGCGAAGAGCCGAGCAAATTGGATTCTATACGATGTCTACTATCATTCTACT encodes:
- a CDS encoding DUF4249 domain-containing protein, encoding MRKLLYLIFAPLIILACISCEEKIEIDLNDANAKVVIEADINNLDRKQEIKISKTVSFNENRGFEPIENAVVTVTTGAGRVFNFNSVGNGVYVHENMSIMAQQNYTLNVTVDGEVYNATTRMPSYVEVDSVGITKENIFNEDYYFVNLNFDDPTGVDNYYKYNLAIESNSAESTNMQFNSVYSDKFNDGLHVKHQIGGRNAEIYNGDHVTIRRYCIAKDVYTYWSEYQSTNPGSASPANPTSNISNGALGYFSVAGVKEYSLEIQDNFQDED
- a CDS encoding polysaccharide deacetylase family protein: MHFVRPFFILPYLYPDAIWRINNRKNNIYLTFDDGPIPEITPWILDCLKEKNIKACFFCVADNVRKHPELFQRILDEGHQVGNHTYNHLKGWDCADDQYLENIELADKLIASPLFRPPYGRIKKSQLREVSKKYQVIMWDVLTGDYDRRISPEQCLKNAVQYTRDGSIIVFHDNIKAIENVKYALPKAIDNLSARGFRFSTF
- a CDS encoding TonB-dependent receptor, which encodes MPINFKNSSLFLLLLLNVLFTYGQEKITLSGIIKDANTGETLIGALIQVPAANVSSYSNNYGFYSITIPSGEQIIEVSYVGYNRVTQTISVTENKKINFELNDNSTTIEEVVVSGRRQNESVTNPQMGALKFTMEELKNVPILFGEKDILKTIQLLPGVASGGEGSSNFYVRGGAGDQNLILLDEATVYNASHLLGFFSTFNSDAIKDVNLYKGGIPAQYGGRISSVMDISMLDGNNRKFSGEGGVGLIASRLKLEGPIVKDRSSFMLSGRRTYADMFLKASPDETVNKSKLYFYDLNAKLNYKLNDRNTVYLSGYFGKDELGYGDLFGFDWGNATATVRWNHIFNEKLFSNTTLIYSDFTYNVNVNNDDSDFKIASKIRNWNLKQDFSYYSSNNNTLKFGLNILRQQVLPASLNASSESAVNSINIEKRSGVEAAAYVSHEWKPLEQLSVIYGLRLNDFMVMGPGTFYNFDSDGEVSGEELYGNTVIKHHFNIEPRASMAYILNPKNSIKASYNRIAQNLHQLTNTTSSLPTDQYVLSSLNIKPQVADQVALGYFRNLNNNAYELSVETYYKFMDNQIDFRNGADLQANKYLEGELLFGIGRSYGVEFLVRKNKGKLNGWISYTLGRSERQFDGINDGNWFAARQDRTHDLSVVGMYQISKSWNLGATFVFNTGNAITFPSGKYQIDGTTMFYYTERNGYRMPNYHRLDLSANYEPNKENKKFNSSWSFGIYNAYNRKNAYIIDFRESENNPNVTEAYKIALFGIIPSVTWNFKF